CGGGGAGAAAGTCCTCGAGCCGACCAGCGCGGCTCCAGTCGCGCATCGCGGGCTGCGGCGCGTGGATCTCGGCGACCCAGTTCACGAGCTGGTGGCCTTCGGCGTCGATGTCGTTGCGGATCGGGTAGATCACCATCTTGCCGACCGCGAGCCAGCCCGCGCGCACCATGCTCGCGCCCGAGAGAAAAGGCTTCCAGCGCGTGGTGCCGCGCCACATGTTCACGCCCGAATAGCGCGGCGCGCCTTCGTTGGGATAGAGCTGCTTGCGCAGCGCCGAGTGGATGCCGTCGCAGCCGATGGCCACGGCGCCGCGCACGGCGGGTGCATCGGCGAAGTGCACGGTGACGCCACCCGCGTCCTGCGTCACGCCGGTGCAGCGGTGGTTGCAGACCACGCTGTCCGCGCCGAGGCGCTTGAGTGTTTCTTCGAGCAGCACCGTTTGCAGATCGCCGCGGTGAATGGAGAACTGCGGCCAGTCGTAGCCCGCATGCTCGCCCGCCGCTTCCTGGAAGATCAGCTGGCCGTGCTTGGTGAAGAAGATCGACTCTTTCGTGCGCACGCCCACCGCGTCCAGCTGCGGCAGCAGGCCGAGTTCGGTCAGTTCGCGCACGGCATGAGGCAGCAGGTTCACGCCCACGCCCAGGGGCTTGAGTTCGGGCACGGCCTCGTACACGCGGCACGGAATGCCGGCCTGGTGCAGGCTCAGCGCGAGGGTCAGGCCGCCGATGCCGGCGCCCAGGATGATCACTTGCTTGTCGTTCATGGCTCTCGAAGGGGTTCCGTTTGTCTCGGGTCGTATTGGGAACGGAAGTTCGCCATTTGTGAAATTTAGATGTGCTATGGATTTATCATGAATCCTTATGAACCTCTCGACCCGTCAGATGCGCGCCTTCCTGCAGGTGGCGCGCCTCGGCAACTTCACGCGCGCGGCCGAGCAGGCGCACATCACGCAGGCGGGGTTGAGCATCCTGATCCGGGAGATGGAGCGGCAACTGGGCTGCCGGCTCTTCGACCGCACCACGCGGGTGGTGACGCTCACGCTATCGGGCCGGCGGCTGCTGCCGGTGGTGGAGCGGCTCGTCACCGACCTCGACGACGTGGCCGCGCAGCTTGGCGCCGAGGGCGACGCGGCGCGCCAGACCCTGCGCATCGCGGCCACGCCACTGGTGTCATCGCACTTGCTGCCTCAGGTGTTCAATACTTTCCGCGAGGCGCATCCGCAGGTGAGCCTGCGCCTCTTCGATGCCGACCTGCGCGACGTGGAAGCGATGGTCACGGCCGGCGATGCCGACATGGGGCTCGGCTTCTTCTTCAAGGCCGCAACGGGCCTGGAGCGCACGCCGGTCGGGCGCTTTCACCTGATGCGCGTGGCGGCGTCCACTGAAGAGGCCGATGAAACGCCGGCCATCGGCACCGCGCCGTGGTCCGCGTTGCGTACCGCCGAACTCATCGGCCTGCCACCGGGCAACCCGATCCAGAAGGTGATCGACCAGCACCTGGTGGCCACCATCGGCCGCGCCGATGCGCAGCGGCCCACCTTCAATTTCTTCGGCACGCTGATCTCGATGGTCGAGGCCGGCTTCGGGACTGCCGTGATGCCGACCTTCGCGCTCGCGGCCTGCCGCCGTCACCGAGTGCGCACCGACGTGCTGGTCAAGCCGAAGGTGGGGCTGGATTTCTACCGCATCGCCAAGCGCGGCGCGCACGAGACCGAGGCGATGCAGGCTTTCGTCGCGACGCTGGAGAAAGCGCTGCCCGCGCTCTCGCGTTAGTCCGCTCCGGAAGGCTCGGTGAGCCGCTTGCGCAGGAATTCCGCGAACGCATAGGCGATCACCGGCAGCTGCCGTCCGCGCAGGCTGGCCAGCACCAGTTCGCCGCGCGGAAAGCCGCGGTCCTCGATGTCGCGGGCCACGATGTTGGGGTCTTCGGTCCGGGTACCGATGGCCATCTGGAACGAGATCGACTGGCCGTCGTACAGGCAGCCGCGCAGGAACTCGAAGCTGTTGCTCTCCACCATGGCCCGGATCGAGGTGGAGCTGCGCGCGAGAAAACGCTCGAGCAGCTGGCGCCCGCCCGTGTCGCGATTCGGCAGCACCACCGGGTAGTCGGCGCAGTCGCGCAGGCGCAGGGCCTTCGCCTTGGCCAGCGGATGGCGCCTGTGCATGATCGCCATGAGCTTCTGCTCGACCGCGCACACGCGCTCGATGTCGGCCTCCGGCGCGAGGTTGAACACCAGCGCGAGATCGGTCTCGAAGCTGCGCAGCGCGCCGGCGGCCTGCACGTGATCGCCGATGCGCGCATCGAAAGCCACCAGCGGATGCGTCTGGCCGAAGTCGTTGATGGCGGCCGGCAGGAAGCGCGGCGCGAGCGCCTGGCTCGCCACCAGCCGCACCGAGCCGCGCCGCAAGCCCTGCAGCTCCTCGATCTCGGAGCGCACGCGGTCCAGCTCCGACGCGCGCCCCCGGATGTAGCGCACGAACAGCTCGCCCGCCGCGGTGAGCCGCATGCCGCGCGGCAATCGCTCGAAGAGCGGCGTGCCCAGTTCCTCCTCGAGGTCCTGGATGCGGCGGTTGACGGCGGAGGGCGCGACGTGCAGGCGCTCGGCCGCCTGGCGGATCGAGCCGGCCCGGGCGACCTCGTCCGCGTAGCGCAGGAAGCGAAGGTGGTTCATGCCTCAACCGTTGCACGAAGCGCGCCAGAAACACGCGTGGCCGTCGCCGCAACCGTTGCCGCAACGGCAACGCACAGCACGCGAATCGGTACGGATGAGGCGCACCTTTTGGCACGGCCGCTGCATGCCTTTGCGGCATGACACGCCGATCCACACCTTCGCGCACCAATGCAGCGCAAGCGCCCGCCCGCTTCGGGCCGGCGCCCCACAACGCCTGGACGCTGGACGCCGGCCGGATCAGTCTGGTGCGTGCGCCCCAGCGGCCGAGGCCCGTGCAGATACCGGCCGAGCCGCAGCCGATCGAGTTCGACCTCGCGCGCAGCGCGCTCGTCGTGGTCGACATGCAGAACGACTTCTGCCACCCCGAGGGCTGGTTCGCGCAGAAGGGCATCGGCATCCGTGCGGCGCGCAAGCCCATTGCCGTCATCGCCCGGCTGCTGCCGGCGTGGCGCGCGGCCGGCGGCACCGTGGTGTGGCTCAACTGGGGCATCCGCGCGGACCGCCTCAACCTGTCGCCCACGGTGCAGTTCAAGGGCAAGCGCAGCGTCGATGGCGTCGGCTATGCGGAGCATTCGCCCATCGACCACGGCCCCTCGCTGGTGCAGGGCGAGTGGGGCGCGCAGGTGATCGACGAGCTGGCCGTCGAGCCCGGCGACATCACCGTCCACAAGCACCGCCTGAGCGGCTTCTGGGACAACGAGCTCGACAGCGTGTTGCGCCAGCAAGGCATCACCACGCTGCTGTTCGCGGGCATCAACACCGACCGTTGCGTGTTCTCGACGCTGCAGGACGCGAACTTCCTCGGCTACGACTGCGTGCTGCTGAAGGACGCGTGCGGCACCCCGTCGCCCGCCTATGTCACGCGCGGCATTCATTTCATCGTGCAGCAGCTGCACGGGTTCGTGGCGACCGCCGAGTCGCTGCTTGCTTCGCTCTCTTCTTTTTCCTCTCCCTCCAAGAAACGCTAGGAGTACTTCGCATGCCGCTGTCTTTCTTTTCCAGCCCGCGCTTCGTGCGCTCGCTCGCTTCGCTGGGCGCCGCCGCCGGTCTGGCCCTGGCGGCCACTTGCGTCGCCGCTCAGGTGCCCGTCAAGCTCGTGCTCAACTGGAAGTACGAAGGCCCGCAGGCCTGGTTCTTCGTGGCTCAGGACAAGGGCTACTTCAAGGCCGAGGGCCTGGACGTCCAGATCGATCAGGGCGAGGGCTCCGCTGCCTCGATTCCCAAGGTCGCGGCCGGGGCCTACCAGGCGGGCTTCGGCGACCTCAACGCGCTGATCGACCTGGCATCGAAGCGCCCGGCCGACGCGCCGGTGGCGGTCTACATGATCTACAACACGCCGCCCTTCACGCTCGTGGTGAAGCAGGACAGCCCCATCAAGGCGCCCAAGGACCTGGAAGGCAAGACCATCGGTGGCCCCGCCAACGACGGCGCGCTGAAGCTGTTCCCGGCCTTCGCGAAGCTTGCCAAGGTCGACGCCGCCAAGGTGACCATCACCAACATGGCGCCCAACCTGCGCGAGCAGATGCTCACGCGCGGGCAGATCGACGCCGCCTTCGGCTACGTGACCACCGTGAGCTTCAGCGCCAAGGCGATGGGGCTCGATCCGGCCAAGGACCTGCGCTTCATCCGCTACGGCGACCACGGCATGGACCTGTACTCCAACGCGGTGTTCTTCTCGCGGGCCTTCGCCAAGTCGAACCCCAAGGCGGTGCAAGGCTTCGTGAAGGCGCTGAACCGGGCGGTGAAGGAAGTCATCGCCGACCCGGACATGGGCATCGACCACGTCATGAAGCGCGAGCCGCTGCTCAAGCGCGAGGTCGAGAAGGAAAAGCTGTTCGCCACGCTGCGCAACGACATGAGCCACCCCGAAGTGGCCCGCATCGGCCTGGGTGACGTGGACGACGCGCGGCTGAAGAAGTCCATCGACATCGTGGTGGACGCCAACCAGCTGCCGCGCACGCCGGCACCGACCGAGGTGTTCGACCGCAGCTTCCTGCC
This region of Variovorax sp. RKNM96 genomic DNA includes:
- a CDS encoding LysR family transcriptional regulator, translated to MNLSTRQMRAFLQVARLGNFTRAAEQAHITQAGLSILIREMERQLGCRLFDRTTRVVTLTLSGRRLLPVVERLVTDLDDVAAQLGAEGDAARQTLRIAATPLVSSHLLPQVFNTFREAHPQVSLRLFDADLRDVEAMVTAGDADMGLGFFFKAATGLERTPVGRFHLMRVAASTEEADETPAIGTAPWSALRTAELIGLPPGNPIQKVIDQHLVATIGRADAQRPTFNFFGTLISMVEAGFGTAVMPTFALAACRRHRVRTDVLVKPKVGLDFYRIAKRGAHETEAMQAFVATLEKALPALSR
- a CDS encoding flavin-dependent oxidoreductase, whose protein sequence is MNDKQVIILGAGIGGLTLALSLHQAGIPCRVYEAVPELKPLGVGVNLLPHAVRELTELGLLPQLDAVGVRTKESIFFTKHGQLIFQEAAGEHAGYDWPQFSIHRGDLQTVLLEETLKRLGADSVVCNHRCTGVTQDAGGVTVHFADAPAVRGAVAIGCDGIHSALRKQLYPNEGAPRYSGVNMWRGTTRWKPFLSGASMVRAGWLAVGKMVIYPIRNDIDAEGHQLVNWVAEIHAPQPAMRDWSRAGRLEDFLPAFADWHFDWLDVPALIRASDTILEYPMVDQDPLPRWTHGRLTLLGDAAHPMVPRGSNGAGQAIIDARFLAGALKDLGVSTAALEDYDRVRVKATTNVVLTNRSNPPDAILREVFERSGGKRFGQIEDVVSQAELQAISDNYKRVAGYDPVALKARASYL
- a CDS encoding ABC transporter substrate-binding protein; translated protein: MPLSFFSSPRFVRSLASLGAAAGLALAATCVAAQVPVKLVLNWKYEGPQAWFFVAQDKGYFKAEGLDVQIDQGEGSAASIPKVAAGAYQAGFGDLNALIDLASKRPADAPVAVYMIYNTPPFTLVVKQDSPIKAPKDLEGKTIGGPANDGALKLFPAFAKLAKVDAAKVTITNMAPNLREQMLTRGQIDAAFGYVTTVSFSAKAMGLDPAKDLRFIRYGDHGMDLYSNAVFFSRAFAKSNPKAVQGFVKALNRAVKEVIADPDMGIDHVMKREPLLKREVEKEKLFATLRNDMSHPEVARIGLGDVDDARLKKSIDIVVDANQLPRTPAPTEVFDRSFLPARAERPSKTLNESN
- a CDS encoding isochorismatase family cysteine hydrolase; translation: MTRRSTPSRTNAAQAPARFGPAPHNAWTLDAGRISLVRAPQRPRPVQIPAEPQPIEFDLARSALVVVDMQNDFCHPEGWFAQKGIGIRAARKPIAVIARLLPAWRAAGGTVVWLNWGIRADRLNLSPTVQFKGKRSVDGVGYAEHSPIDHGPSLVQGEWGAQVIDELAVEPGDITVHKHRLSGFWDNELDSVLRQQGITTLLFAGINTDRCVFSTLQDANFLGYDCVLLKDACGTPSPAYVTRGIHFIVQQLHGFVATAESLLASLSSFSSPSKKR
- a CDS encoding LysR family transcriptional regulator; translated protein: MNHLRFLRYADEVARAGSIRQAAERLHVAPSAVNRRIQDLEEELGTPLFERLPRGMRLTAAGELFVRYIRGRASELDRVRSEIEELQGLRRGSVRLVASQALAPRFLPAAINDFGQTHPLVAFDARIGDHVQAAGALRSFETDLALVFNLAPEADIERVCAVEQKLMAIMHRRHPLAKAKALRLRDCADYPVVLPNRDTGGRQLLERFLARSSTSIRAMVESNSFEFLRGCLYDGQSISFQMAIGTRTEDPNIVARDIEDRGFPRGELVLASLRGRQLPVIAYAFAEFLRKRLTEPSGAD